aaaaatcAAGAAACATTTTATATACATTATTGGTTAAAAACCAAAATTGATCGAAACAATTAGTTAACCGAATATGATGGACTAATACATGTTTAGCGTTTTTCAAAATCCGAAAAAATGTAATGGATCGAATTTAATTTAATGAACTGGTTAACCACATGTACACCCCCCTAATTATCCGTTATATATATCAGTTTATGATTTTatttaaacaattatataattattGTAAAGTATTATTGAGAGACTGAGAGAATCCAATAAAAAATTCCTAACCCAATAAATAGGATTCATTATTGGTTAAAATGAAATTCTTCCTAATCTGTATTTTGGTTTTATCTGTTTTCAGTTATGGTTCAATTAGGCAAATATGCAGGTAAAAAAACGGGAGCTTTTATGCCATAAGAATAGTCATTCTACTAAAACTTCCATACTTTCACGCCTTTCTTTCATCATGGTTCTctcaaaaagagagaaaaaaaaaacagtgaaAAAAGGGTTCGATAATCCTTACATAGCAAACTACAGATCATAACATAAAGATGATCTTCCTGTGAACAAAATTCAGATATggaaaaaaatcaaagaaattcAGGGGCCAAAAGTTGTTTGGCTGGAGTATGTAGAGACACATTTCCACGTTCTGCATTTGAGAATTTCTTGTGCACAGCTTTCAGCTTGCTTCCAGCAGCTTCATAGTGATATTTAGTCAGAAGCTTTGCGCAGTCTCTGCCACATTCAAAACATAAAATGTCATTCTCTTCATTCATACAAAGGAGGAAGGAACATTCACTTCACTTACATTAACACATCTTCAGTATATCCTGTGTGATGCTGCAGAGTTTCTGTCCAAAAAGGACTCTTGTCAAGGGTACATCTAGCAGCATACACAGCAGAAGAAGCTATCAATGAGGGGCAGTAATTTATAGCAACTGTGTATTGCATCAGACCAAGTTCAGCCAGGAAAAACACCATATTCTCCATCTGTTTTTTAACATTATCAAGTATTAGTACTAACCAAAATATGCACAATAGAATTCTAATTCTGAGATGATTTTATTTAATCATACCTCCTTATCAGATGGAACAGAGGCTTTGATGAATCTAACTAGGAAGACATATGGTGTTGGGACAGTTAAATACCATTCCAGCTTTCCCAGTATAGATTTCTCCATTTGCAGAACCTGCTCTCTTATATAAGCGTTATCTGATATGCAAATGAAGTCATTAACCTGCAATTTTCAGAACCAAACCAATAATTAATGCTACTTCAAAGCGGGAATTGGAATAATGATTCGAGAAATGGTGTCCTTTCATACCTCCGGTGCCCATATCTCTTCATATTTGCATGCAATAAGCATTGAGCTGATGCCGACCAATTGAAGTTCCTTTCTTGATACAGCTTTCACTGCTAGGAATCTATCAATTATGTTAATTGTCAGATAGAGAGTTTCAGGCATGAGTTCGAATTTTCTATGAACTTCAATCAGCCAATCTACAAGAATTGATCTCATCTTTGAATTGATTTCTGGCTGCAAGTACATGTAATCATGGACTCTACCATCAGCCTGCAAAAATCAAATCTATTCTTATTGAATTGATGCGTAAAAACCAACAAAAGGGGATAAAAAtagagagatgaaaaataaatcatactTCTGAGAGTTTGTAGAACTTGtatatatcatcaacatattcAACCACAGCCAACTCATTATCCAAATCATGCTTATCTATATTCATCTGTGAATTCTCTGGCCGTTTGGTAAGACCACATACAGCCtaaggttaattaattaaacccAGTCAGTCATCATACATCATAAAGAAATCAAagtaaatttaagaaaaaagtGAATTGAATTATATACATACTTTGCTCCTGGAAGTAAGGATTTCAGTAAGTGTTTTAACTGCATTCCTTGGATTCCTTGGAAGGCATTGTTCTGATATTCTTCTGCTAACTTGTTTAGCGTTATTGCTTTCCTCTTCGTCCGAGCTAATGACAATTACTTCCTGTGGTTCATGCTTCTCAACTACCTTCTTTGTAGCCGCCTTCGTAACCACGGGAACCCTCCTAGCTCCGACTACATTACCTACTTCTGTGATTGGTTTCTACACATTTGCACAAGTCAAGAAATCATTAGATATACGCACATATATAATACTAAATCAAATCCAACACTATCAGCGATTGGGGTAGAAAGAATTTGACTTGAAGTACCTTCCCTTGTGCTGCTCGCTCATTCACCAAATTACCAATGTCTTGAAGTACTCTTCTGTTCCTTCCATCTGTTACCATGTTCTTCTGTTTTATTTCCCCTATAAAAGCAATTATACATCAATCAGAAAGAAATATGTATACTAAAATTCTCAATAACAACTAGAACCAAAAGGACTATTTGAAATTTCAATGTATTCTATAATATTCGAAATAGAAAAAGAttcgaaagaaaaaaaagtaaaaattattaTGACCAGAAAACTTTTCAATTTAGATGTCGTGCAAACTACCGAacaaaatcaaaatctcaaTTTTCCAATGAATATATACGAAATATCCCATAAAAAAACGCAGTATTGAAATCAACCCAGTAACCGCCAAGAACCCTCCAATTAAAAAAAAGCAGAGATTAAGAAAACCAGAAAGAAGATGAAAGGGGGAAATCGGGGTACCCCTAAACTGCTGGCGAGTGACAACAGGCTTGGAAGCCATTCCAGAAATTTGATGATCAATTAATTGTGGATTTTTGCCGAAGATTCTGGCAACAAGTGACGAAAGAAACTCTTGGAGAAGACTGCTGCGCGTCTCTCCTTCTTCAGCGTTTACAGTCGccacccttttctttctctattCTCTATCTGtaattttcttcaattttttcttgtttttgagacTGGGAATGGAAGGAAAAATATGAGTGACAAACTCttcctttttattttaaccGAGGAGAAGGGAGCCTCTTCTAACGGTTCTATTTTTTGTTCTCTTTCAACCGTTGGATCTTTCTCAATCTAACGCTTATCAAGTGCCTTTCatcattttgtatttttctagCCGTTGTACTTTCCAATTCGACCATTTCTATTCGGGAAACTATCCCAAACGTTTATGTTTTTAACTTTGTATTTCAGTAAGTAACAGATACAatttatctgttttttttttataaaaataatagaaatatatataaatttaactattttaaaaataattttaatagaaaggtctggtttaaaaaaaatttctccTGTGATATCATATAAAGTCTGACATGGTTAACCGGTGAATAAAGTACCGGTTTCATTTTTGTGAAGAAGTCGGTGTGCTGTTCGCCGGCTTCATCAATTTTGGATTGCAGCACTTTGCTGGACCAGTCACACAACTCCATATatccaaataaataaaataaaatataaatatacatcTCTTCTataattaatttgtataatttgtTTGGTatccaaaaacttgattatattttataaggttatatgtaaataatttatggataaaattacagattaatcatttttttatgtTAGACTTAATctctttattttaaaaaaacacatattATAAGGTCTAAATTATTTATCACTGTTAATTTtggggtgttgttaaacccagccccaaattcccacccctagccccgtgaaaggacgaaaaagccctttcatgggttttgggaggggaatttctattttttttgccaatccgacaagcgggcgtgtggatatcacgcctcaccgcgtggtcggacgtgatatacacacgcctcaccgcgtggtcggacgtgatagccccacgcctcaccgcaaggtcggacagttggctatcacgtccgaccacgcggtgaggcgtgtgtatatcacgtccgaccacgcggtgaggcgtgatatccacacgcccgcgtgtcggattgataaaaaaaatagctttttaaccccgtaaatagttcgttaaacccgtaaataggccgttaaacccgtaaatagaccgtgaaacccgtaaataggccgttaagccCGTAACTACAAAATTGTacgtaacaaataaaatttaaaaacataaaaattaaaataaacattaataaacataaacatttataaacataaaagagtaaatataatatatacaacaaaaaatgttaaaatgtATGAATTTCTACAACAAAAATTcagctcgcccgacgccacgcatccataaactcatccatctccctcttaatgcgtggaacatcctcgtcagatcggtgggtagccgatagttgggtgacacgccacaaccagctaagccactgcaaaaaaaaataataataaataaatattaacaattaaacacatataaactaatactaaataataatattaaataatataaacttacaaattcgctgttggcgcgggcatgctgtaccggtccagcctgtggtgcatgaaggagatggggatgcgaatgtcgcctataccagtccatataagcaggctcacaggcagtgggatcgtatccaacgggtcgacatctcctccgatcaatgccccgagccaatggaaatctccgccaggtatcctcaactgtgactaaggaatgcgtAAGCTTATACGCTATAGatctccatggtcgtactgctttatcaggtctaatacgctcagctgggataggctgagtatatccgacctgtcgcagcgctcgatcgggcatatacggctcgacgatgtctctacaccgtatccaaccggcgtaggacactcgaagccgatcatcatcggggacaggaccataaggcaaccacgtcacctggaaaaaagtaatactcaataaaaaaaataataatatactataaataatacttaaattaattctaaaattttataaaatacctctgccgcCGTCATACGGTCCAGCTGCCCGCGAAAGGTATCTAAtcgggcggtcgtcttgcctggtaccccgacctcccatctcagtgcacggacatggtcagctgggatcaagtgagctcctctatgcggccggaacaccgaaaaatactcgtatatccatgcctgcagtagggtcaaacatccgcatatacctgaacagtctcctctgctcgctatccccagctgccggtacaacatggctagtgtagcagacccccatgatagtccagctgccccgctgacaccgctgtaaacctcagcaagatgggccggcctaatcctatctccactcttgtcaacaaatagagtggatccaagcataagccacatccacgctgtggcccgagtagcgtcatccctaccctcgaTCAGAAGCCCCTGTGCAGccccaacaaatacacctccaccacccCATAAATGTCGGGTCGGCAACAGAAGCTCAGCCTgactcaccccaaacatcatcatgcatatggcatgaagcccgtcagtagggggagactcggacaccatcagaccgtcgatcgggatccgaagaatctgccacacatcatgcagttggatagtcatctccccgaacggcatgtggaaggagttcgtatcgggctgccaccgctccacgaacgcagtcaacagcggagtgtcgaggttcttgaacatggcatgtggaaggtgagacaaaccagtcctctcgatcatctccctcagctgtaaaatgacacatatataatttatacaattactgaatgttttttatgtttatagttaaaaatacaaattacaataaatgttgacacactatattatgcttacctcgggtgacgcaccagaaaaccactgacacaaatctcggcatgctgttgatctgttgtagcatgtcagaaacgaccgaatctctcctcccaacatccgtgaggcaacatgtaacatccccaaaaccctaacatatgagtcttcccacattcatatatgttttcatgattgaatacatacattttagattcatctcattgtcagtagaagttttgtatgcataatgcgattatcgtgcgattagtaggcgattagtgtgtcgttaagatgtaacgattggttaattgagttaggacctaaatgaatgaatgaatgaatgaatgaatgaatgaatgaattcatatgtcctaaattgattaacttacactttaggagggctgaatttgaggtttgtgagcaagcacgaggtctcaccccaatattaagacaaaatacacctcttcattttaCAAAGGATGTGCACAACTCAATCCTTATGATattcagccacaatttcgaccaaagcttcagcaaaccttccttttTCATGTCCTAACAccctccaaagaaaactcttccaatttcttccattttcaagccaaacaagtcaagttaggaagcatactaggtgatagacacaagttgaaggttagtatgttgttttagcttgttttctatgagttggagattctgaaatacctaggtatgatcataggatttgttgtggatgagttgtgattgagtttcttatgtgatccaagtgagggggttacacaacatgtcctagaaaactaggaatcacggaaccatcaacgggaccACCATCAACCGGTGCAGCAACtacccagctctcgtcctcactagctttgggacgtttgtttgtccctgaaaattataaaattatattaaaatatcctaaaaaatactaaattatactaaaaaatactaaaattatactaaaatatactaaattatactaaatttatactaaattatactaaaatttaaCCAATAATGGATTGACACTCATCAGTGCGATAGTCTGCAGTTGcacatgatcgcgaggttgaggagagcgatgagcagccgaccccggggagacagccgacccaacgcgtaggaggtcgttttgcgagtacaggtattttttataattttagtataattttagtacaattttagtatattagtatattttagtatattttagtataatgttagtatattttagtataattttagtataatttagtataaatttagtataattttagtatattttagtataattttagtataatttagtatattttagtataattttagtattttttagtataatttagtatttttttaggatattttaatataattttataattttcagggacaaacaaacgtcccaaagctagtgaggacgagagctgggtagttactgcaccggttgatggtggtcccgttgatggttccgtgattcctagttttctaggacatgttgtgTAACCCCCTCAATTGGATCACATGAGaaactcaatcacaactcatccacaacaaatcctatgatcatacctaggtatttcagaatctccaactcatagaaaacaggctaaaacaacatactaaccttcaacttgtgtctatcacctagtatgcttcctaacttcacttgtttggcttgaaaatggaagaaattggaagagttttctttggagggTGTTAGGACATGAaaaaggaaggtttgctgaagctttggtcgaaattgtggctgaatATCATAAGGATTGAGTTGTGCACATCCTTTGtaaaatgaagaggtgtattttgtcttaatattggggtgacacctcgtgcttgctcacaaacctcaaattcagccctcctaaagtgtaagttaatcaatttaggacatatgaattcattcattcattcatttaagtcctaactcaattaaccaaacgttacatcttaacgacacactaatcgcctactaatcgcacgataatcgcattatgcatacaaaacttctactgacaatgagatgaatctaaaatgtatgtattcaatcatgaaaacatatatgaatgtgggaagattcatatgttagggttttggggatgttacagttcttccccccttaaagaatttcgtccccgaaattcacttaccagaaacttcaaataggtaaggatattgtgtcctcatattttcttctacctcctaagttgcctcatcaagtgtttgattatgactccatcGCACCTTAACCATTGGAATTTCGCGATTTTtgagtcgtttcatttctcatcccaaaatctctaaaggttgctcacgaacagtcaagtctgtgttcactattgcaatctcaggttcaggaatcatatgacttgggtctgatctatatcttcttaatactgacacatgaaatacatcatgtattaaagacaattctggtggtaaagctaacctataagccaatggtccaactctctcaatgatctcataaggcccgatgtatcttggattcaacttccctcttctgccaaaacgaactattcctttccatggggatatttttaaaaatactttatctccaactttatattccatcagtctagcaggccatcaaagagaggtggattctcagtttcttctagaggctattctcaacaatttagaggtggtagtagtatccatcgtggtgggactagatcacggggcggatttggagatgttttgagtagtgctccatctgTTGGTAGTAACAGATTTTCAGGTGGTCGGTTTAATAGTGGGTATAGAAGAGGAGCGAGGacaacatcttttccagcttgtcagacatgtggacgagtacacagaggtgagtgttggggaccttccctggtttgtggcagatgtggccgatctcacacaggagagtgttatggttcatttaagaagggtacatgttttgagtgtggagaaaTAGGCCATTATCATAATGATTGTCCCTTATtagttgatagaggagagagagttcaacctcagtctaatataggaggtggtgcagctggagtggatagaggcagaggcagaggtcgaggaggaggtagagggggtagacatgatgctcctatgggtggacagacacaaaatttaccacgaaatagagccttcaatatgacgaggggtgaagctcaaatagcactagaggttatatccggtacaatttctatccttgatactttagcttttattttgattgaccctggatccactcattcatacataacacctgagtttatattgaaaataaatgggaaggtagaaccattaggatatgatgtgggagttatcctGCCAGTTAGGAATAATATTATTGTAAATCAGGTTCtgagagattgtcctataaaagtgaggggaagtgagttccatatagatttagtagttatggggtttagagaatttgatattattttggggatggattggctgtgtaaatatgaagctaaagttgattgttgttcaaaggaagttgtgttacattttaattcagaatcaactgtgttatttgttggggagagaaaggttgtgccGTGTTGTTTAATATCTTCAATTCAAGCAATCAGATGGATTAGAAATGGGTGTGAGGCATATTTAGCTCACGTTGTGGACACTAGGGAGGATGGAGgcaaattggagaatattccagtggtgagagattttgcagatgtattcgtagatgaactaccaggattaccacctcatagggagattgattttcctattgagaccatgccaggagtatctcctatatcaattgctccatatagaatggctccaatggaattacaagaattgaagaaacaaatagaagaactacttgagaaggggtttatacgacccggtacttcaccgtggggagcacctgtattatttgtgaagaagaaagatggaagtatgcgattgtgtattgattacagacaactgaatagaatgacagtgaaaaacaagtatccattgcctcggattgatgatttgctagatcagcttagaggagctcgtcatttttcaaagattgatctaagatcgggctattggcagttgagagttgcagaagctgacacacctaaaactgcttttcgtacaaggtatggtcattttgagtttcttgtgatgccttttggcttgactaatGCTCCTACATctttcatggcattaatgaacaagactttttagccatatctagataagtttgttgtggtgttcattgatgatatcctagtgtactcaaggactgtgggtgagcatgaacaacatttgagaattgttttgaaaattttaagagataatcagatgtatgcaaagctgagcaaatgtgaattttggatggatgaggttgtattccttggtcatgtggtgtcaggtgaaggggttcaacccgacccttccaaaattaaagctattCATGAGTGGGAACCGCCAAAGAACGTTACAgagcttaggagttttcttgggttagctggttattacaggagatttgtagagggtttttctctgattgcaagtccattaactaaattgctgagaaagggagttgtattccagtggaatgataaatgtcaccaaagctttgaggaactaaagaagagattgacttctgcaccagtgttagtgttaccttctgaaggtggtggctttgttgtttatacatatgcctcgggacaaggtttgggatgtgttctaatgcaaaatgggaaagtcattgcatatgcttctaggcaactgagacctcatgagatgaattaccccacacacgacttagatttggcagcagtcatccatgcattgaaggtatggagacattacctatatggggagacatttcagattctcactaatcacaagagtttgaagtacatctttacacaaaaggagctgaacctaagacaaagaagatggattgagctattaaaagattatgattgtacaatagattaccatccaggaaaggctaatgtggttgcagatgctttgagtagaaagagtattgatattgtggctagtatgaagagttatagtttgaattcactagtggagatgcgagccatgtatgtgcagttagaagtaaatgaagtaacaggtttgatggctacactacgggtaaaaccagatttgaaagaaaggatccaagaagcacaatggcatgatccttatttacagaaaatgcgagatcatgtacaacaaggtaaaagacctgatatttctgtggaagatgatggaactatgatgataggtagtctattatgtgttccagatgtagcagatttaagatcagaaattctacaggaagcacataattctccttatgctatgcacccaggaatgacaaagatgtacagaaatttgagacctttttactggtggcctacaatgaagaaagatgtatctgattttgtttccaaatgtttgacatgtcaacaggttaaagccgaacatcaagctcccgtggaaaaactaaaacctttaaccataccagagtggaaataggagaggatcactatggattttatgatgggattaccaagaacaaggcgtagacacgatagtatatgggtgatagtggatagacttacaaaatctgctcactttctacctgttcaacagacagactcgatggataaattggctagactttatgtggaacaaattgtgagattgcatggagtacctatatctattgtttcatatcgtgatcctagatttacatctagattttggggTAGTTTACAGCACTCCTTGGGAACAAAGTTGCATTTCAGTACAGCTTTTCATCCACAGACAGATGGACAATCAGAAAGAACTATTCagaccttagaggatatgatgagaCCTTagtatactaaattatactaaaattatactaaaatatactaacattatactaaaatatactaaaatatactaatatactaaaattgtactaaaattatactaaaattataaaaaatacatgaactcgcaaaacgacctcctacgcgctgggtcggctgtctccccggggtcggctgctcatcgctctcctcaacctcgcgatcatgtgCAACTGCAGACTATCGCACTGCCCGGGctgccacatccaggtagtcctgaaaagaatcgctatcaggctctctgtcatcaaaatcagtcgccccctctgatccatgaatatcgggctgatccataatcggccccctcctcacctgctccgtcgcagcccctctcagCGTACGAGTAGATCCatcaataccacgcaatctcatatgccgtggtgtatcatcctcgtcgtccatatctacacgacgagcagatgacgggatggatttcccacccctagtaggccgctccgtctacaaaaaaaaaattacactaaattaataaaattataaataatgtaaattatactaaatttataaaattatgctaaaatactactaaattaatacaattgataataataaattacactaaattaataaaattataataaattatactaaagttatactcaatttatactaa
The sequence above is drawn from the Euphorbia lathyris chromosome 6, ddEupLath1.1, whole genome shotgun sequence genome and encodes:
- the LOC136231878 gene encoding G2/mitotic-specific cyclin S13-7-like is translated as MASKPVVTRQQFRGEIKQKNMVTDGRNRRVLQDIGNLVNERAAQGKKPITEVGNVVGARRVPVVTKAATKKVVEKHEPQEVIVISSDEEESNNAKQVSRRISEQCLPRNPRNAVKTLTEILTSRSKAVCGLTKRPENSQMNIDKHDLDNELAVVEYVDDIYKFYKLSEADGRVHDYMYLQPEINSKMRSILVDWLIEVHRKFELMPETLYLTINIIDRFLAVKAVSRKELQLVGISSMLIACKYEEIWAPEVNDFICISDNAYIREQVLQMEKSILGKLEWYLTVPTPYVFLVRFIKASVPSDKEMENMVFFLAELGLMQYTVAINYCPSLIASSAVYAARCTLDKSPFWTETLQHHTGYTEDVLIDCAKLLTKYHYEAAGSKLKAVHKKFSNAERGNVSLHTPAKQLLAPEFL